The Arachis ipaensis cultivar K30076 chromosome B03, Araip1.1, whole genome shotgun sequence region NNNNNNNNNNNNNNNNNNTAAAAttgattgaaaataaaaattagaaaaagataaaaagaaattgtcttttatattaataattaaattcgtTCTTGAaacgttttttattttttaaattagtctccAAAaagtttttttaatcaaattcgtcattcaaaaattttaaattaatttcgttagtcttttttctttattgataaaattgattgaaaataaaaattagaaaaagataaaaagaaattgtcttttatattaataattaaattcgtTCTTGAAAAATAATTCGTTTTTTAAATTAGTCTCCAAAaagtttttttaatcaaattcgtcattcaaaaattttaaattaatttcgtTAGTCTTTTTGTCATTTTCTTTATTGATAGTGCCAAAATTTGTTAATGTGGTACGTTAAGTGATACTACAATATACACACAGGAATATATGATGCATTGGAAGGAGAATATGAGGCATTGAAATCCTTCAATTTGggattgatttgatctaattttataaacttaATTATCATATTAGCCGCCAAGTAGAACTACTAGATATGTATTGTGAAGTCACTTAACGTATCGTTAGCAATGGAAGTGACAAAAGAACTAAAATGACTAACTTAAAATCTTTGAaaacgaatttaattaaaaaaaattaagaactaATTTTTAAAGATTAATTTAACCATTTACTCTAACTTTTCTAATGCATACTTTCTCTATATCACTCCAAGAGAAAAAAGTCAACTCTTTTAAGTatctatttcttttgtttttcatacCTACAGCACACACATGCAATAAGACAATTCTCTTAATGTAAATTTTACAATAAACAAGATATCCAATTATCCATTGTTATTGTGCTTCTTTTGAGTTTCTAACCCCACCATTGATGTACAGCTACACCTTTATCCCTCAAGTTTCCATAGAGTGCCAGACACTCCCAATAAGCCCTACGACTTCTATTATTCTCTCGTTTTTTATGTGGCTTACACTCCAAGAAAAGCTCATCTACTAGTCCAATGGTGTCTCTTTTTATCATTTCTTCCACCACCTCTGCCTCTGCTTTCATCACCACGAATTCTTCATCCTTTATATTTGTCCGCATCCAATCTGACATTCCTATTTGAGGCATTTCTTTCGCCGACGCCTCTTCTGCCGTAATTATCTCGATATTTATGTTGTACATTTCGAAGTTCTTGTTTCTTGTTGGATAATTCTTGTGGAACCAAtcattttttctctctccttctttCTCCGCCAATCCAACATCAATGAAAACTCTACGAGGATAACTTTCCAAGGAATCGCCCATCAAATTCGGAAGGTATCTGTTAAATATTTATGAAATTAGTGCAAACTGCATGAGTGTCCTATGATAGGTATATACATTCTAATAATTAGCTAGACAATGAATTTAAGGTAAAAAGAAAATAGTAAAgatatcatttttttctttttttcaattttttttttaaataaattgtatTGAAGAACAtttaagttttaaaaaatattattattataaaacaaaatattttttttaaatgacaaaATAACTAATTCGTCTTACATTATTATTgaaattattgaaaattttaaaagtaataaaaatatatattaagaattaAAGAGATAAAatcaatctaaaattttttaactttataaaaatatttaaaaaataataaaaaacagtTTAAAgtagtttaaattttttatatttcatactttttaattattgtttatgtaataaatttataattacaattgttatatatataaaattagaaAATTCTATAACGCTTATAAAATTTATGTCTAATTTGTCTAAAAAATAAGAGGTGAATAAAAAATTCCACCATTTATATTTGTGTCAAGTAATTCATCATTTGTCTAAATTTAAGTGTTTTACTTACTTAGTGCGCTTCAAGTATTTTCTTGATATTCTCGATGAGGCTCTTGGAGGCTCTAACAAGACATCTTCAAGGTTTTGCAGTGCAGCTTTCTTTGCGTCGGAGGAGTAGCCAAGAAGCTTTCTAGGCGCAGCCACCACTGGCGGTGGCTGATCATGACGAACAAATTCTTCCTTCTTTATCATGGCCACAGCAATGAGATCCAAGCGCCTCACATAAACCGTCTTGTAGTTGGAAGGCTTGTAATGTTTCGCCGAGGGGTTTTCGCCGGTGATAAAGGCGACAACCCCATCAACTTTCAGTGTCCTGTCGATGAACTTTGAAGCCGCCGGGAAATCTGTGGTGAAAACAAAGTCCACACTGTTGTCGATTACGTTCTTCTGCTTCTCCAAATCACTCAACAAAACAAGTTCCATGTTGTACTCAGAAACAATGCTAGGCCCTATTCCTGGATCCGCATTGTTATCATTGGTCAGGAAAATTGCATTGCTCTGAGTAGGTTTCTTGAGCCCTTCGTTTGTAAGGTCATGGAAAAGAACACCCAATAGCTGCTCTATGTTGACCGAATCGTAGCTAACTTGCTGTTTATCAATAGATTCGGTAAGCAGATCCTTCTGTTGGGTTTCTTTATAAGAGATTTTCTCGAATTCGAAGGAAGACGATCTCATGATGCTATTCAAGGTGGCAAATGCGAATATCATGAGGAACAAACAAGAAACAATCTTCATGAACTTGGAACTTGGGATGAGCCTATTGATAAAGTAACGTGGGCTTTTAGGCAGGTGCTTAATAATGCTTTTCTTGAAGTTGACATAGTGTTTTGATTTCAATGCAATGACACCGATGAGTTCCATCGCCATATTTATGATATGACGATGGAGACAATTAATAGATAGAATAAATGAATAGAATATGATTAAGACGAGAAAGGTATAAGAACAAGAATAAGTATAATTAAAAAGAATATTTTGAGAAAGAGAGTAGAGGAGCTAGTCACAAGAAAAACAGAGTTCTAGCGACTGCAGAATCTAGCAGCGGTATGGTTTCCACCAACAAGTGAGAAATGGTTAATCGACAAAGTAGACCACATTCTAATCAACTCTCTCAATCGCTGTATctccattattttttttatcaagatCGATAATTTGTAACTAGCGCCAATTTATTAACATCATATCATGAATCTGTGATTACGATGATTTTTGTGACAACATAATCTTATTGGTGTTGTCTCTTTATCATCTAATCACAGATGCATGAATGGTGAGAGAGCAGATCAGAGCAGTTTTTGTGATCTGTCTTCTCTCTCTTTGTCTAACTCTCTGTAATTATTTGATCTGTTATTTTGTGAAGGGTGTGTGATTTGGTGGAATGAAGAGGGAGAGGTTATATAGATCCACTAGGCTTATTATGGGAGGGTAGATAAAAAAGTACGAGAGGAATTCGTGACTAAAATTATTAAGAGAGCCTAAATTTGCAATTTGTGGGAGAAAAACACGGTTGGAGCAACGACAATGGTGTTGCACCATTCACTAGTTTGTTAATccattatttaataaatttaattccttttttttattttgattttttctccTATAGTGCTTATCAATTTTGATTTTAGTTTAATACAACGATACCATTTTGCTCCATCATATTGTTATGCATATATAAAAGATCAAAGTGTCTTGAAAGTGTGAATGCCCGTTCACAAGAGCGGAGCTAGATAAAATATTAGAAGGGGGccaaaaatatttatacaataaaataagaataaaataaaattttaaaaaagaactaaactgaaatttacatataatttacatgtaaaaaattaaaattagggggcCATTGCCCCTCTTTTTATGTATGTAGCTTCGCCCCTGCCCGTCCATCATGAGCATCAGGAAACTGTACTGTCCTCTGAATAATTAAGataagtgttttattttcttaataaatagtCCAGGCTCAACTTAATAAATTGTATGTgattaaaagtttattttacaaaaATTGTGAATAATCTCCATTCGATTGTGTATAATATTATAGTTCTTAAGtttcaaaatattaaaatattaaattgaaaaatattaaaataatgatCTTATTTATAGTTCTTAAGTTTCAAAAGTATTTATTTTCTCTGAAATATTTAGGATGACAaccaaatataatttaatttatttttaatatgtattcaattttaatagctaatttttgtagctaattttagtgtacactaAGTCACCAAACATAGTTGatccaataattaaaaaaattgggaATTTTATTGTGTATTATGGTGTCTGCAAAAGTTTGTGACACAATATGCTAATACATTATATTCCAGTAAAAAAAACATACATTTGAAAAAAATGTTAACAATTTTAAACCAATACGGGAAACATATTATATGAATATGATGGTAATGATACAAAGGAATCTTGGATGAATTTGCAAAAGAATGAGAACAAGCGAGTCCATGGTAGTAAATAATTATGTTCTGCCTACAGCTCTGCCACAAAGAAGAGCATTCTTTGGAAGTGGATATTCATCTCTTGGAGATTCCACCGGTGAATATACTCTCATATAGAATTGTTGTCCAAGGTATTGTCGTGCCCAAAATTCACTTCTTATGTTCCACATACCAACGTTGTCTAGTGCCATGTAAATCGCAGTCCATGATCTAGGGTATACCTGAGACAAAAATATTCACCAATAAGCTATAATGTCTCATTTggatattaagaaaaaaaatatatgtttttGCTAACTAGAATAACAACCAACCTGTGTTGTGCACCTCGAAACAGCATCGGCGAGGTTGTACTCCTTACGACTATCAGGCGTCCAGATACCACTATCCATTCTGCAGGACAGATTCAGCTTAAACTTTTGGGACGAGTGTCACGACAGAATTTGATAATTTGAAGAAAATGATTGGAATACATACCCTACAACCCAAAATGAGTATCCATCAATGTGCCAACTTTGGACAATATTTTCGTGGTTTTGAAAGATGATCTCAACGAATGCTCGAAAATCGGCGGCCATGACGGAGGTGGCGAGATACATTGGCTTATGTGAGGGAGTATCTGGGATGCTTCCAACTTGGAAGACACCACCAATGTTGAAGTAATCTGCTAGCTTCAATGGAGTATCGCCTGGAACAAAAGACACACTGTTCACTGCATATCTCTGCTTGCCATTAACTTGTGCTGCTGAGCTCTCCAAAATTATTGTCCTGCTAATGTTTATCAAACCATAATGATATGATCCTTGTGGATTTGGCCTTGGTCCACTTGCTGTCAAGTTTGTCCTGTCAATTGCAATAATAATTGAGTAATTAATTTGATCGAATTTgacaaaaagataaaaattaattttgttatatcCAGTTTAATTCTAATTAAATAAGTTTACCTAATTGAACGAGCTTGTTGAATAGACCAATCAAGTTGAGTAGGTGCAGGAGGAAGAGGACCAGAAAGAGGTTGGTTGGAGTTAGAATAGTGAAGGGCGGCGGTTGCTGTGAGGACCTTAGAAGTGAAACGAGTTGAGACAGCAATGTAGTAGTCCTTTGCTGCTTGATCTGCTGTCACCAGCACCGAATAAGATTGTCCCACGTGGACATCTATTGAGCTATATGTGCTCTGCAATGTGTGAGTTCCCTCAACTTCCACCAGTTTCATGCTGTGTCCTTCAATCCTAAAGTTCAGTGTGTTCTGGAGTCCAACATTTGATATCCTAAGCCTATATGTTTTTCCTGTTGTTGTTCATTTCTTAGTCAAATACTGTTATATATAAATAAACATGCTAATACGATTTACAATCTAAATTCTATTTAAGAATCTGCCAATGAATTGCTACGTATTTAAGGCGGAATTTAAACACTCAACACTTGCTTCAGCAGTTGATATATTTATCTATAAAGGCATACCTTGTTCAACGGTGAAAGTTGCTCCAATTGGACGGCCATTGATTAAAACAGCATGAGGGAATGGAAGTTTGTGTCCATAATCAAGAACAGCCTTGAGCCTCTGGAATTCATGCAAATGATGTTAGAAAAGGGAAGAGAAGATTAGAATGTAATGTAGGGGAAATAATGAATGGGTGTTACATTGTTGTCAATGAGGTACCAATCTCCAATGAGAAGAGAGAAATCATCAGCAGGGGGAGGGAATGGGACAGGAATCAAAGGCCTGCTGAGGATCTTGAGGGACCCAAAGCCACCAGCAGCTTTGTGGAAAGCAAGTGATGGGAAATAGAAGAAGCTTCCAATTTGGTCTTTCACTTGAAGGGTGTATGTGTAATTTTTCCCCGGTGGAATTGGGCATGTTGTTCCATATACTCCGTCTTGGTAAGAATTTCTCCTTTCTTGAACACCactcctattattattattaagttaACAAATAATCAATTGCATAATTAATATCCAAATGACAAATTTCATTAATAGTTAAAAGTTGTTTAATTAACAAGGTTTGCAACATTTTATACTTGTATTTAAGAAtgaatagaagaaaaaaaataaatgcgaTATGTTCTTGACCAGTCCAAATCAAATATGGGCCTGCCCCGTGAAGTTTTTAAGCCATTGTGAGTTTGTGACTTTATTAGTGGGCCTAACGGTTAGTGATTTTGGTCCGTGACATGAGTTAAGTGTGTCTAGGTGATGAGTGAGAGAAACAATTATGAAACtcatgtttttgttttttttatatcttttcttttttatttaaaaaaggtGGTGGTTGCTTCTACTCAATGTTCACTCGGTGAACCcaagaaaagtgaaaaaaaaaaggggtttctttttctttttgttatggCCTCTTCTTATCTAAACTCATCTTGTGTTGTGCGAATATGTACTCTGGAGAGTCttctaaaacataaaaaatttaccAAAACACATGTCCCTTAATCTACAATATACATCAAGTAGAATGAACTAAAAGTTAcaatgtccaaaaaaaaaaaaaaagaaggaactAAAAGTTAGAGTTTAGTATCTTTCCATTATCTTTAATCCCAATCATTTTGTATTATTGAAGGAATTTTTCTATATCTTAATTAATACAAAAATCCAATGATAtagaaaaaagataaaaagagtaatatagaagAGAATATAGCGTTTTCCATTATTGAATTGTTTTGTATTGGAAATGATTAGGTGAAGCAAACAAGGTTTAGTTTAGTTGAAGGTGCATTATTGCTTGTGCAGTTGGATTATGGATTAAATTACATTTCCATAACCAAGAAGtatgttttttcttttcaattacttGATGCCGTGAATGAATAACCAACCTTCTTGTGTTCCCCAAACTAACTTCTTATGTACATTTGTTCGCCAACTAATATAATAAAGGAAAAGTTTTTTTAAAATCTCAAAATAATATCTAgccattttaaataaaaaaaaattcctttCTTAGTAGCAATTTTATTTGGAAAAcaaatgattattattattataagatTATgatatctttgttaattaaaatcCAATTCCCATACATCATATTATTCAATTATTGAACAATAATgacaattttaatttccttttcaattgatgTCTCGGAACAAAGAATCAATTCCATCATAATCAATCATTAAATTAGTTCCTATTTTAAGATTTCATTATTTAAACATAGCTTTTAAAACGATATGCAGTTTATAGTACACGTATTAATGTCTGTGTGATTGTGATATATCATATATAGCTAGATTTCAATATCACGCAATGATGAGCAAAAGTGTAAATTAAACACTACCAAGACAAAAAATCAAAGGAAGATTATatgggaaaaaagaaaaagaatatgcAAATTGAATTGGACTTGTAGTGGAAGGACTAATTACTAGTGCAATTTACTATAACCTATTGATTCTTCACTCTTGAAATTAAAAATGCAATGAAAGATGTTACGTGCAAAATATAGATACGGACCATGTTAGAAGAAACGGCTCCGGCAAGTTGTTGTGAACATTGATGATCAAATTGTCATTGGTAACCGAGTAGATTTCAGGCCCTGGAAATTGTCCATTGATCAAAATGCCCTGTAAATTCAAGCACATAATAATGTTTAATCTTTTCATGCATCATGTCatatatataattgttataacATTAATAAGGTATAAATATATAGAAAGATATATATACAAACCTTTTGTTTAACTCCAAGGGGATAAATGTCACCATAGGTAATGGTCCAATCAAAGAACCTATAAGGGTCTTCCCCAGCAACGTTAATAATGCTGTTCAATAGCAACAACAATATTGAACAAAAGCTGAGAAGGGAAGAGAGTGATAATGGTTCACCCCTGATCATGTTAAAGGCTTTGGAACTTAGCTTGTGTTCTTTAACAAAAAATgtaagaaaaataatatatatagaatgaatgaatgaatgggaGGTGCAAAAGGGTGAGAAGTGAAGAAAGCGTTAGTTGGTGGTGGTGGCTATAGAAGAGTAATGGCAAACACGGTCTTAAATATATAAGAGTAGATACTAGAGAGGTTGCAAGCTTTGTAGGGAAGCCCAAGATTATTATTATAATCATGAAATGTAATAAGCATGACACGGATTTGGGAAAGGAGTGAGTACGTAGCTGTGAACAATAAGATACATGTGTGAAaggaaattaaattattaaaacaaTTATTAATAGTTGGTATTGATGAGGTGAGTATGTTTAATTAACGCGGTAGGAAATGAGAATGGGAAGAACAGCAGCGGTGACTGCGTGTATATGGTATACTAATTATGTTCTTATGATAATACAGTTTTGCAAGCTGGATCATGGTGTTCTTCGCCGTTGATTTCTCACATTACACAcgctatttaatatttatatcttTCTAATATTTCATTTCattccttttcaaaaaaaaatttaccccTATTGGATTTGATTTTTAATATTCTGTCAATTGTATTTATTCTAGTATTCTTACAGTGTGTGGATTTTTTTTTCTACGATATTTAAGTTTCAATCTCTATCTAAAAGAAGAGTAgagttaataaataatttttggtCAATTAAAATTTTCCTTTTGACATTACCATTACTAGGTAATTgttccaaaaatcatcatcaaaaggtcacaaaagaaaaaatataattagcctttattttataattttaacatatatttttaatttagaatacAAGATAGATAAATCGTTTTTAGTTATAATGTAAAATCATTGAATTCATatgaaaatgatctcatcctctATTCATTAGCAAAAAATATTTATTGATTTGATGTAATAAGATAAAACAATTATCGTAGAAAAATATTAGAGAGGCagaaatatttattttttggtcNNNNNNNNNNNNNNNNNNNNNNNNNNNNNNNNNNNNNNNNNNNNNNNNNNNNNNNNNNNNNNNNNNNNNNNNNNNNNNNNNNNNNNNNNNNNNNNNNNNNNNNNNNNNNNNNNNNNNNNNNNNNNNNNNNNNNNNNNNNNNNNNNNNNNNNNNNNNNNNNNNNNNttagttttattttttattttcattattgtaAGCTATTTGTTTAGTCAATTTTTTAAGGTTTATTTGTGGCCTAATATTGTAAGCAAGTTCAAACAGAAAATAATTGTACGCGGAAACAATGATGAGGCTGTCGCTTAATGAACTTTGTTTGTATGATGTTCGGGCGTTGGTGGTGTAACCTCTTGTGATTGGAGTAGGAACTTTAATTTGGGGGGCGAATATAATATCTGGGAAGCTTCTCATATGCATGGGACCTTGCAAATCCCAATCTATTATATGAAtatgattattttatatatagAAAGTTCGATCATTCTTGACTGTTTATACCTTGCGGCTAGGGTAGTGTATTTGACTATTGTTATATTAAAGGGAAAAAAATATTGGAATTTAGTGTGCTTTGTTTTGGTGGTTGATTTAAGTAAACACTATTTGTTGATTTCGCAAATGAGCTAAACTGTTCATCACATGGGTGTATGAGCCGTTTCATGCGCTTCAACATTGACAAATGGCAATTTTGTTGACATATGCTACTACTATTTAATAAGGGGGAAACtcaagtgcagtcgacttcacgtggaGTTAATACTTGAGAGTCGTTAAATGaattgactgatttgactaaattttcatctaacggctctcaaatatcaacttcacgtgaagtcgacttcacctgagttttcaccatttAATAATGATCAAATTGTCAAGAAGTAAGACATACCAATGTTTATGAAGTGTAATGAATTTCCCCCTTAATTGATTCGTATGAGGTGGAACAAAGACAAAcagggaaagaaaagaaaaatcaaagataAGATTGGCGTATAGAAATACATAGAGTACACATGCAAATACACATTGAATTACAAAGATAAAATTACTTTTGTAATCACACTAATTgtttaagagtttaattttaatgtacaaaaCAGTATACACAGTGATACAATCACATTTATTCTTTTAGATGATTATTTATACTATCGAAAATAAGATTTTGTAACAGTTTTAATTctatacaaaaagaaaaaaaaagttattgaAAATTATAAGACATTGGAAAGTGTATGCATGGTTTTGATTTTGTTCAATTTCACCATGACTGATACAAAATTATAAAACAtgtttatttaataattaatatattgatAATATTAAATGTTTTCTAAACATCCAATTAAATGTATTTCCAGATTATTATAAAAATTCATAAATTGAGTCGTACAAATCATCTTTACAAAAATagcacaaaaaaattaaatcattaatCTTAGTCATAATGTAAGATTAATTAATATCAAACAAATGCAGTTAATATATTACAATAGTCAGCATAACTTGAAAACATGCCAtacattctctttcttttttgatAGATATAAGTAATAATGATAAGagatgaaaaacaaataaacTAACTAAGTCAGAAACATTGGTCCTAAAATTTAAAGCAAAGATCTCTGGAATACATTGAAAAAGAATTACAATATACACAATTCCTGCCATCAACTTTCATAAGGAAAAAGTATTTGTATAAGCAATTCAAAAGAATCCATCACGAACCAGTCATAAAAAGCACTTATTGACGGGGAGTATAAACAAGCAGTTAGTGCATGAGTGTGGAACCTATGGAAGACACAATCTTTTGTCTCCCTTTTTGTATTGATAGATAGCTTCCCGGTATTCTTGATACGAGCCCTATGGAACAAACTGAGAACTGTCATATGCCAATTGGTCCAATTACAAGAGCAacaactaagagaataaaagaaggtTTTGCAAACATGGCTAAATCATGTGTTCAGGAGATGCATCAAGAATTGGGCAAGACAATGATTAACGATTATCAAAAGCCACACGTCTTACTATTTTACAAGATGTATTGAAGACTCTCATTAGTCAAGATGAATTAAAAGAGACATCACTTTCTTAGAATTTAttgtatgtttattttatttttgttatttgtttgttttaggcCCAGTTATGATTTGACCCATATTTTATTCTAGTAAACTTATGAGTTAGGGATTTAAATTTAAGAGGTATAAAAACCCTCTAAATCCTGGTagccattttttttttaatttttgatgaaTGAAATTTTCTTTGAGTTTCTTTGAGAAACTTGGGTGTGAACAGGTGAGGTAGAGTGATTCCCTTAGAGTGATTCCCTTAATTGTTGCATCAGGAAATCAAATTGAGGTAGAGGAGTCCCTTTCTTTGATCTTCCATCTTATCCTGGGTTACGTTCcgtatcatttggtatcagaTTTCAGGTATTAGATTAATTTTCATTAGTCTACGTTCATCCTTTCTGTGTTCTacataaacttaaaaaaaaaaaaaaaaaaattccagcCACGCATAGTCACTTTATCCTTCCGTCTGTGTTCATCGTTATTCTTTTTGTCCTTCCCTTgagtacccaaaaaaaaaaatttccagcCACGGATAGTCACTTTATCCTTCCGTCTGTGTTCATCGTTATTCTTTTTGTCATTCCCTTGAGTACCAAAAAAACAAAGAGTATATACTTGAGAGTACATACTTTAAAGTTTACACAGTAGCACTcaagcaaaaaacaaaaaacaaaaaacaaaaaacaaaacaaaacaaaaaaaaaacaaaacaaagcaacaatctcaaaaaaaaaaaatcattacgtacgttattattattattcttattcttattatttttatttttttttaattattattattctgaTCTTTTGTCTTTTGTGTCTTTGTCCCTTTTATTATTCTATCCATCTTTTCCTCTTATCGTTGCGTCGGATTTTctctatcttttatttttatttgctttcTAAAGTGTAACAGTCAAAGAGATTCAAGAGTGGTAAAAAGCAAGAGTGGTAAGTTCAATAGAGGGTAAAAACCAATTTTGAGAATAAACACGAGTGTCCATCTTTGAGTGAAACACGTGAGCGAGTGCTTGTGAGgttcttttataatatttttgttacAGGTTCATTGTTATGGCAGATTGCAAAAGAGAGAGATTTAAAGAGTGCTTTCATAAGCAAGAAAGCTTTGTTTATGGTTCGGTTTAGGAATACTTTATTCTCTGACACTGACCTTAACCCAAATTTGCCAAATAGCTTTGTCTCTTTGTTGCAGGCATTTGCCGATGTCTTCCCTACTGACGTACCACGTGGTTTGCCTCAATTACGTGGGATTGAgcaccaaatttattttattcctGGTGCTAGTATTCCTAATAGACCAGCCTATAGGAGTAATCCTGAAGAGACAAAGGAACTTCAAAGGCAAGTAGAGGAGTTATTAGCCAAAGGTCATATCCGGGAGAGTATGAGTCCATGTGCTGTACCAGTTTTGAAAGTTTTATGgggtaaattaggcacaaaattatTATACTCTACTACTTGTCATCCTCAAACTGATGGTCAAACTGAAGTAGTAAATAGAACATTAGGGACCTTATTACGTGCTGTTGTTGGTAAGAATTTGAAAACTTGGGAAGATTGTTTAccttttattgagtttgcttataATAGAACTACTCATTCTTCTACTGGGTTTTCTCCTTTTGAACTTGTTTATGGTTTTAATCCTTTAACTGTTTTGGACTTATTACCTTTGCCTTTGAGTGATATTGTTAGCTTGGATGCAGAAGGTAAAGCTGAAAAGGTTAAAGCAATGCACTTGAAAGCACGTGAATCGCTTGAACAGAAAAATAAGTTGATAGCCCAACGGGTGAATAAAGGTCGAAGACAACTTAT contains the following coding sequences:
- the LOC107634174 gene encoding uncharacterized protein LOC107634174 isoform X1, producing the protein MAMELIGVIALKSKHYVNFKKSIIKHLPKSPRYFINRLIPSSKFMKIVSCLFLMIFAFATLNSIMRSSSFEFEKISYKETQQKDLLTESIDKQQVSYDSVNIEQLLGVLFHDLTNEGLKKPTQSNAIFLTNDNNADPGIGPSIVSEYNMELVLLSDLEKQKNVIDNSVDFVFTTDFPAASKFIDRTLKVDGVVAFITGENPSAKHYKPSNYKTVYVRRLDLIAVAMIKKEEFVRHDQPPPVVAAPRKLLGYSSDAKKAALQNLEDVLLEPPRASSRISRKYLKRTKYLPNLMGDSLESYPRRVFIDVGLAEKEGERKNDWFHKNYPTRNKNFEMYNINIEIITAEEASAKEMPQIGMSDWMRTNIKDEEFVVMKAEAEVVEEMIKRDTIGLVDELFLECKPHKKRENNRSRRAYWECLALYGNLRDKGVAVHQWWG
- the LOC107634174 gene encoding uncharacterized protein LOC107634174 isoform X2, encoding MAMELIGVIALKSKHYVNFKKSIIKHLPKSPRYFINRLIPSSKFMKIVSCLFLMIFAFATLNSIMRSSSFEFEKISYKETQQKDLLTESIDKQQVSYDSVNIEQLLGVLFHDLTNEGLKKPTQSNAIFLTNDNNADPGIGPSIVSEYNMELVLLSDLEKQKNVIDNSVDFVFTTDFPAASKFIDRTLKVDGVVAFITGENPSAKHYKPSNYKTVYVRRLDLIAVAMIKKEEFVRHDQPPPVVAAPRKLLGYSSDAKKAALQNLEDVLLEPPRASSRISRKYLKRTKYLPNLMGDSLESYSRRVFIDVGLAEKEGEKKSDWFHKNYPTRNKNFEMYNINIEIITAEEASAKEMPQIGMSDWMRTNIKDEEFVVMKAEAEVVEEMIKRDTIGLVDELFLECKPYQKRENNRSHRAYWECLALYGNLRDKGVAVHQWWG
- the LOC110269361 gene encoding uncharacterized protein LOC110269361, encoding MVRFRNTLFSDTDLNPNLPNSFVSLLQAFADVFPTDVPRGLPQLRGIEHQIYFIPGASIPNRPAYRSNPEETKELQRQVEELLAKGHIRESMSPCAVPVLKVLWGKLGTKLLYSTTCHPQTDGQTEVVNRTLGTLLRAVVGKNLKTWEDCLPFIEFAYNRTTHSSTGFSPFELVYGFNPLTVLDLLPLPLSDIVSLDAEGKAEKVKAMHLKARESLEQKNKLIAQRVNKGRRQLIFEPGDWVWVHLRKERFPTQRKSKLDPRDSRTNLFQEGGNDTSPMEQIENCHMPIGPITRATTKRIKEGFANMAKSCVQEMHQELGKTMINDYQKPHVLLFYKMH
- the LOC107629588 gene encoding L-ascorbate oxidase homolog, producing the protein MIRGEPLSLSSLLSFCSILLLLLNSIINVAGEDPYRFFDWTITYGDIYPLGVKQKGILINGQFPGPEIYSVTNDNLIINVHNNLPEPFLLTWSGVQERRNSYQDGVYGTTCPIPPGKNYTYTLQVKDQIGSFFYFPSLAFHKAAGGFGSLKILSRPLIPVPFPPPADDFSLLIGDWYLIDNNRLKAVLDYGHKLPFPHAVLINGRPIGATFTVEQGKTYRLRISNVGLQNTLNFRIEGHSMKLVEVEGTHTLQSTYSSIDVHVGQSYSVLVTADQAAKDYYIAVSTRFTSKVLTATAALHYSNSNQPLSGPLPPAPTQLDWSIQQARSIRTNLTASGPRPNPQGSYHYGLINISRTIILESSAAQVNGKQRYAVNSVSFVPGDTPLKLADYFNIGGVFQVGSIPDTPSHKPMYLATSVMAADFRAFVEIIFQNHENIVQSWHIDGYSFWVVGMDSGIWTPDSRKEYNLADAVSRCTTQVYPRSWTAIYMALDNVGMWNIRSEFWARQYLGQQFYMRVYSPVESPRDEYPLPKNALLCGRAVGRT